AATGAAACGGAGATTGCCGGTTTCAGAGATGCGATGATACGAGACGGGGTTGCTCTGGTAAAATTTTTCCGCTGGCTCGAAGCCAATATTCCAAGCGGTAAAGTAAGTGAAATCACGATTTCGGAAAAATTACGTGAATTCCGCTCTCGACAAGCATTGTATGTGGGAGAAAGTTTCGGTACGATCGCCGGGTTTAACGAGCATGGCGCCATTGTACATTATAGTGCTACTCCCGAAAGTAACGCCACTATTTATAACAAAGGGTTTCTGTTGATAGACTCGGGTGCACAATACCTCGACGGTACTACCGACATTACCCGCACCATAGCGCTGGGAGAACTTACAGAAGAGCAGAAACGAAACTTTACTCTCGTACTGAAAGGGCATATCGCTATTGCAACTTGCATTTATCCGCAGGGTACACGAGGTGCCCAAATCGATGTTCTCGCCCGCCATTTTCTTTGGAATGAAGGCCTTAATTATCTGCACGGAACAGGTCATGGGATAGGACATTTCCTCAATGTACACGAAGGGCCGCAAAATATTCGTCTCGAAGAAAATCCCACTCCGCTCACCCCCGGAATGGTCACTTCCGACGAACCCGGTGTATATCTGGCGGGAAAATACGGTATTCGTACTGAAAATCTGATTCTCACCGTACATCATTCCCATAATGATGAATTCGGAGATTTCAACGCTTTCGAAGTTCTCACTCTTTTCCCCATCGATAAACGGGCCATCGACAAATCATTACTTAATGAAAAAGAATTGCAGTGGCTTAACGATTATCATTGTAAAGTATATGAGAAACTAAGTCCGGGACTCGATAACGAAGAAAAGGAATGGTTGAAAAAAGCAACCGAAGCAATTTAAAAGTACAATAAAAAACTTATAATTTATGGCTCTTATTAAAAGTGTACGGGGATTTACTCCAAAAATAGGAGAAAACTGTTTCCTTGCCGACAATGCGACCCTTATCGGTGACGTAACTTTAGGCAATGATTGCAGCATTTGGTTCAATACGGTATTGCGCGGCGACGTTAATACCATAACCATCGGGAACCGTGTAAATATACAAGACGGTTCGGTATTGCACACTTTATACCAAAAATCGACGATAGAAATCGGAGATGATGTTTCTATCGGGCATAATGTAACCATTCACGGCGCTACCATCAAAGACGGTGCGCTGATAGGTATGGGAGCGGTAGTACTCGACCATGCCGTTGTAGGCGAAGGGGCGATCGTCGCTGCCGGATCTGTCGTACTCAGCAATACCGTGATAGAACCGGGTAGCTTATGGGCAGGAACTCCTGCTAAGTTTATAAAAATGGTAGATACCGAACAATCGAAAGAAATAAATCAGAAAATCGCTAAAAATTACCTAATGTATTCCGAATGGTATACCCAAGAGTGAACATTCTTATTAATTAATCGGAAAATTATGATTAGACAGGATTTTATAATGAACCAAATTGAAGAGCTTTCTAAAAAGATCGCCCGGCTATTACGTAAAAAAGAGAATCATGAACCCGACATAGACACTACAACCGATGAATGTTATGGTGATCTGAAGCTCAACCTCATGACAATTACCAACGAAACAACAGAGGATATTATCGAAAAAATTCCGCAATGGGAACTACTCGAATTATTAGTAACTATCATGATAAACGACGATCGGATTAATACAAACCGGGAAATGATGAAAAAAGCGCAGGAAATACTTTTTTATGTACAGGAAAAAGATAAAACCTGGTCTTTTGAACGAACACAACTTTCTGGCAGATTGTCGAAGATCCTTAAATAAGACGGTTCAAAATTCTTTTCCTGTTGCAAACACAGCAGGAAAAGAATTTCCCAATAATATAATATATAAACCGTTCAACGTATTGCTTAATTTATTACGTTTTAATAAATACTTTCCGGCAGTTAATATACGACACTAAATGAGTATATTATATATCAACAAAATAGAAAATATAATAGATAATTCGACATTTTAGCAATATGTAGAATTTTTGTTCGATAAACCGTCATTAAACAGTTTTAAGTTGATTTATATGAAGAAATCGCATCGCCCAGACCTGAATTTGACGCCTACTTATCGGAAAGCATCTATCACCCAGTTTGTAACAGTTTCTCCAGCTAATTTTCCGCATGAATCGGTTTTGGCAACATCTCGGATAAAAACTTACGACACATTAAAAACTTGCCAAAGATTATAAAACCAATCTGGAAAAAACTTACCGTAAATACATAAAACTAATGATCGAACAAAACAAAAAACATAAGATTTCACCGCTATGTATTCAAACGAATAAATGAATACGGCTTGCCTTTTGAAAAATAGAATGAATGGGAAACCGAAAAAATAAACGTTATGAAGCCTATCATTGATAAAATAAAATACTCCGCCTTCGTATTATTATTTCTCCCCACAATAACTTTGGGACAAAGATATGATACAATCCCCCAATGCGCATCTACGGGAAAATATAGATTTGACCTGCTGTTATTATGCGATTCGGACGGTAATATCGATTATGATAATTTCGGTAAAATAAATATTATCGACAAAAAGAAAAATTATATACACCAAACCATTGATTCTGTGTTCATTATTACAGCTGTTGGCACCACAGATAATGCAATTGAAATAAGGGACTACAACTTCGACGGATACCCGGATTTCAGAATTGTCTCATTTGCCGATATGCATGGTGATAATATCGATCATGATTATTATTTTTATAATCCGTCCACTCATAAATTCTCTTTAATTTCAATCGGGTACCGAAATACGGATGGTTATTGGAGTAACTTGACCAATGGTCGGTTCGATCCCAATAACAAGAAAATTTACGAAAATATCGATTATAAAGCTTATAGTTTATCGGAAGTACACAATGAATATAAATGGAACGGAGATTCTATTGAATTAATAAAAACAGACACAATCTATTTCCCACCGGTAAAAAAACTATGTTGCCTATTAATAGATACCACACATATCGAAGAAATGTATGGGCAGCGCTTCGACGACCCCTGGAGTGCTATTTTCCACAGTTTCCCCATTAAAAAGAAGGAAAATGCAGCTATATACCTAAAATTAGCTTTGAATTATTCTCAAAACAGCTCGATCTATGAATACGATCCCTACTACGCCGATGAAAACATAAGCGAGTTTATTATCCAACAAATCATCAAATTTTTTCCCAAAAACAAAAAGGTTTGGGTAGCATATGGCGATATTTTATATCATAAATACCTTCTTACTAAAGACAAATACGTACTTCTTGATATGGAGGACGCTTATCAAAGATACATCGAGCTAATGACAAAACGAGGTAAAAAGCGTAAGATCCCCCCGTATATTTATAACAGGATTAAAGAACGTGAAAT
This DNA window, taken from Coprobacter tertius, encodes the following:
- a CDS encoding gamma carbonic anhydrase family protein; translated protein: MALIKSVRGFTPKIGENCFLADNATLIGDVTLGNDCSIWFNTVLRGDVNTITIGNRVNIQDGSVLHTLYQKSTIEIGDDVSIGHNVTIHGATIKDGALIGMGAVVLDHAVVGEGAIVAAGSVVLSNTVIEPGSLWAGTPAKFIKMVDTEQSKEINQKIAKNYLMYSEWYTQE
- a CDS encoding XAC2610-related protein, with amino-acid sequence MKPIIDKIKYSAFVLLFLPTITLGQRYDTIPQCASTGKYRFDLLLLCDSDGNIDYDNFGKINIIDKKKNYIHQTIDSVFIITAVGTTDNAIEIRDYNFDGYPDFRIVSFADMHGDNIDHDYYFYNPSTHKFSLISIGYRNTDGYWSNLTNGRFDPNNKKIYENIDYKAYSLSEVHNEYKWNGDSIELIKTDTIYFPPVKKLCCLLIDTTHIEEMYGQRFDDPWSAIFHSFPIKKKENAAIYLKLALNYSQNSSIYEYDPYYADENISEFIIQQIIKFFPKNKKVWVAYGDILYHKYLLTKDKYVLLDMEDAYQRYIELMTKRGKKRKIPPYIYNRIKEREILF